The Lycium barbarum isolate Lr01 chromosome 9, ASM1917538v2, whole genome shotgun sequence genome has a segment encoding these proteins:
- the LOC132611872 gene encoding uncharacterized protein LOC132611872 — protein sequence METPKQATWLVRKIFHARHWFDDLGDPNKFSKGENFNIKHAYTSFRPQLPKVQWRALVLLKDVIPRKQFILWMAVQNMLATTDRLVTWIIQVDPLCKLCSIGDIETHKHLFYECTYSRSIWHFLLNWIGIRKQIGEWADEVRWMAKRVNNKNPKWAILGFVFIAVVYHVKEMQEASNNIEEGTLRGQEK from the coding sequence ATGGAAACACCAAAGCAAGCAACATGGTTGGTGAGAAAAATATTTCATGCTAGACACTGGTTTGATGACCTCGGGGATCCGAACAAATTCAGCAAAGGGGAGAACTTCAATATAAAGCATGCATATACCTCCTTCAGGCCTCAGCTTCCCAAAGTTCAATGGAGAGCCTTAGTTTTACTCAAAGATGTTATTCCCAGAAAGCAATTTATCTTATGGATGGCAGTACAGAATATGTTAGCAACAACTGATAGGTTAGTTACCTGGATAATTCAAGTGGATCCACTATGCAAGCTCTGCTCGATTGGGGATATAGAAACACATAAACATCTGTTTTATGAATGCACATACTCTAGGTCCATATGGCACTTCCTCCTAAACTGGATAGGCATCAGGAAACAGATTGGAGAATGGGCTGATGAAGTTAGATGGATGGCTAAACGAGTGAACAATAAAAATCCCAAATGGGCTATATTGGGGTTTGTCTTTATAGCGGTTGTCTATCACGTGAAAGAAATGCAAGAAGCTTCCAACAACATAGAAGAAGGAACATTGAGAGGACAAGAGAAATAG